A single genomic interval of Zobellia nedashkovskayae harbors:
- a CDS encoding deoxycytidylate deaminase, translated as MKKSKQEKYDKAYLRMADEWGKLSYCQRKQVGAIIVKDRMIISDGYNGTPTGFENICEDDEGYTKWYVLHAEANAISKVASSTQSCEGATLYITLSPCRECSKLIHQSGIKRVVYKRAYKDDSGLQFLERADIELVHLPEIESTVDE; from the coding sequence ATGAAAAAGTCAAAACAAGAAAAATACGATAAGGCCTATCTGCGCATGGCAGATGAGTGGGGTAAGCTATCCTATTGCCAACGTAAACAGGTTGGTGCCATCATTGTAAAAGATAGAATGATTATATCTGATGGGTACAATGGTACACCAACAGGTTTTGAAAATATTTGCGAAGACGATGAGGGGTATACCAAATGGTATGTTTTGCATGCAGAAGCAAATGCAATAAGTAAAGTAGCCTCTTCAACCCAGTCATGTGAGGGAGCAACACTTTATATTACGCTTTCTCCATGTAGGGAATGCAGTAAATTAATACATCAGTCAGGTATAAAACGAGTAGTATATAAAAGAGCTTACAAGGACGATTCTGGATTACAGTTTCTAGAACGTGCCGATATAGAATTAGTGCATTTACCGGAAATTGAATCTACGGTAGACGAGTAA
- a CDS encoding HupE/UreJ family protein produces the protein MQEFFFYIQMGLEHVLDFSAYDHILFLAALAIPFSFKTWKKVVVLATVFTIAHCLSLALSAYGAVTVDVSLIEFLIPVTIMMTAIFNFVYMRKTATTQNMQGHVLATLVFGLIHGFGFSNYFRMLMAEEDNKLVPLLGFATGIEISQVAIVLSVLSVSWALIAATKVKKALFVVITSILIILLTIPMLIHTFPL, from the coding sequence ATGCAAGAATTCTTTTTCTATATACAGATGGGTTTGGAGCATGTGCTGGATTTCAGTGCATATGACCATATTCTTTTTTTAGCGGCATTGGCCATTCCCTTTTCTTTTAAGACTTGGAAAAAAGTAGTTGTATTAGCTACTGTGTTTACAATTGCACACTGCTTATCACTTGCCTTGAGTGCCTATGGTGCAGTAACGGTAGATGTTAGCCTTATTGAATTTTTGATTCCCGTAACTATAATGATGACGGCTATCTTTAATTTTGTATACATGCGTAAAACGGCAACTACTCAAAATATGCAGGGTCATGTGCTGGCCACACTAGTTTTTGGTCTCATTCACGGTTTCGGTTTTAGCAATTACTTTAGAATGCTAATGGCCGAAGAGGATAATAAATTAGTTCCTCTTCTTGGTTTTGCTACAGGTATTGAAATTTCGCAAGTCGCCATAGTTTTGTCCGTTTTATCGGTGAGTTGGGCTCTAATTGCAGCTACGAAAGTAAAGAAAGCGCTGTTCGTCGTAATTACGTCAATTTTAATTATACTTCTAACAATACCAATGCTTATTCATACGTTTCCGCTTTAG
- a CDS encoding TerB family tellurite resistance protein — MIKWFAAIAGYYFFRFPGAILGYLIGSFIDGLKISGGGGAQSVFGDMTRQKVTPADFELNLLSLCSIVIKADGTVSQREMDYVRQYFVSTYGKDKANAIFRTFNEINKKHEISAQRICTFLNQRTRYEVRLQLLHFLFGIAQADGSVSTPEIQKIREIAGYLRVSLRDFESIMAMFIKSVNNAYKILEIEKSASNDEVKKAYRTMAKKYHPDRVNTENEAIKKGAEEKFKEVQKAYEEIQSERGL, encoded by the coding sequence ATGATTAAATGGTTCGCGGCCATCGCAGGGTATTATTTTTTTAGGTTTCCAGGAGCAATTTTGGGATACCTTATCGGTAGCTTTATTGATGGTCTTAAGATTAGTGGTGGGGGTGGAGCACAGTCTGTTTTTGGTGATATGACGCGTCAGAAAGTAACGCCGGCAGATTTTGAGCTGAATTTACTGTCTTTATGTTCTATAGTAATTAAGGCAGATGGTACGGTAAGCCAACGTGAAATGGATTATGTGCGGCAATATTTTGTTAGCACTTATGGTAAGGACAAGGCTAATGCCATATTCAGGACATTTAATGAAATCAATAAAAAGCATGAGATTTCTGCCCAGCGTATCTGTACGTTTTTAAATCAGCGTACTAGGTATGAAGTTCGTTTACAGTTGCTTCACTTTTTATTTGGTATAGCTCAGGCAGATGGTTCTGTAAGTACTCCGGAGATTCAAAAAATCCGTGAGATTGCAGGTTATTTGCGGGTGAGTCTTAGAGACTTTGAAAGTATTATGGCCATGTTCATCAAATCTGTGAACAATGCGTACAAAATTTTGGAGATAGAAAAATCGGCGAGTAATGACGAGGTAAAAAAAGCCTACCGTACTATGGCCAAGAAATATCACCCAGACCGTGTGAACACAGAAAACGAGGCTATTAAGAAGGGTGCCGAGGAAAAATTTAAGGAAGTGCAAAAGGCGTACGAAGAAATTCAGTCTGAAAGAGGTTTGTGA
- a CDS encoding BrxA/BrxB family bacilliredoxin has protein sequence MYPAELVKPMRQDLASAGFEELHTSEAVENAIKKEGTTLVVVNSVCGCAAANARPAAKLSLHNAKKPDHIVTVFAGVDIEAVNTARNLMIPFPPSSPSMALFKDGELVHMIERHHIEGRPAELIAENLVGAYEEFC, from the coding sequence ATGTATCCCGCAGAATTGGTAAAACCTATGAGACAAGACTTGGCATCAGCTGGGTTTGAAGAATTACATACATCAGAAGCAGTCGAAAATGCAATCAAAAAAGAAGGTACTACCTTAGTTGTAGTAAACTCTGTTTGTGGTTGTGCAGCGGCAAACGCTAGACCTGCGGCAAAATTAAGTTTACACAACGCTAAAAAACCTGACCATATCGTTACGGTTTTTGCCGGTGTTGACATTGAGGCCGTAAATACAGCAAGAAACCTAATGATTCCTTTTCCTCCATCATCGCCAAGTATGGCTCTTTTTAAAGATGGCGAATTGGTTCATATGATTGAGCGTCACCACATTGAAGGTAGACCGGCAGAATTGATTGCTGAAAACCTTGTTGGTGCTTACGAGGAGTTCTGCTAG
- a CDS encoding lysophospholipid acyltransferase family protein, with amino-acid sequence MQKLLAYPLTFIYIIFFGLCLLIYHPIQWVCFNIFGYDAHRMSVALLNLSLMRCTHILGTTYEFNNPYDIPTDRPLIIVPNHQSMHDIPPIVWFMRKHQPKFVSKKELGKGIPSVSYNLRHGGSVLIDRNDSRQALSEIAKLGRYIEKHKRSAVIFPEGTRSRTGHPKPFKATGLKLLMKNAPSALVVPISINNSWKMLKYGKFPNGIGNHITFQVHEPIEVNSNFDSVLAETEQKVNSGITSFKST; translated from the coding sequence ATGCAAAAACTATTGGCATACCCACTTACTTTCATTTACATAATTTTCTTTGGATTATGTCTATTGATATATCACCCTATTCAATGGGTTTGTTTTAATATTTTTGGGTATGATGCCCATAGGATGAGCGTAGCCCTCCTTAATCTTTCCCTTATGCGGTGCACGCATATATTGGGAACTACCTATGAGTTTAATAACCCGTATGACATTCCAACAGATAGGCCATTAATCATCGTACCCAATCACCAGAGCATGCATGACATACCCCCTATTGTTTGGTTCATGCGTAAACACCAGCCAAAATTTGTTAGTAAAAAAGAACTTGGTAAAGGCATACCCAGCGTTTCGTATAACCTACGTCACGGAGGTTCTGTTCTTATTGACAGAAACGATAGCAGACAGGCCCTATCCGAAATTGCAAAACTTGGGCGGTATATAGAAAAGCATAAAAGAAGTGCAGTAATATTCCCTGAAGGAACCCGAAGCCGCACCGGCCATCCAAAACCGTTCAAGGCCACAGGACTTAAGCTTCTTATGAAAAATGCACCTTCCGCCTTGGTAGTTCCCATAAGTATCAATAACTCATGGAAAATGCTCAAATACGGGAAATTCCCAAATGGCATTGGTAACCATATTACCTTTCAAGTACACGAGCCTATTGAAGTTAACTCCAATTTTGATTCTGTTTTAGCTGAGACCGAACAAAAGGTTAACTCAGGTATCACCTCTTTCAAATCAACATAA
- a CDS encoding HD domain-containing protein has translation MTDTEIVEQTIAFVKETLKGAEGGHDWFHIERVFKNTLLIAKEEKVDILVVSLGALLHDIADAKFNNGDETVGPKLAQNFLDDLKVNEETINHVIKIIENISFKNSLEKTEEKFSSLELEVVQDADRLDALGAIGIARAFNYGGFKNRELYNPEIAPNLKMSKAEYKKSSAPTLNHFYEKLLLLKDKLNTKTGTKLAEERHQYMEDFLKQFYKEWDPLVSNTGFTP, from the coding sequence ATGACAGACACCGAAATAGTAGAGCAGACCATTGCTTTTGTAAAAGAAACTTTAAAAGGAGCCGAAGGAGGACACGATTGGTTTCATATAGAACGCGTTTTTAAAAATACACTGCTTATCGCCAAAGAAGAAAAAGTAGATATATTAGTAGTTAGTCTTGGTGCGCTATTACATGATATAGCAGATGCAAAATTCAATAATGGCGATGAGACCGTTGGACCCAAACTCGCACAAAATTTTTTGGACGATTTAAAGGTGAACGAAGAGACAATTAACCACGTCATTAAGATTATTGAAAATATCTCCTTTAAAAATTCCCTTGAAAAAACTGAGGAGAAGTTTTCTTCTTTAGAATTAGAAGTCGTTCAAGATGCAGACCGGCTAGATGCTTTAGGCGCCATAGGTATTGCCAGAGCCTTTAATTACGGAGGGTTTAAAAATAGAGAGCTCTATAACCCTGAGATTGCGCCAAATTTAAAAATGAGCAAAGCGGAATATAAAAAATCCAGCGCTCCTACGCTTAATCACTTTTATGAAAAACTGCTTTTACTAAAGGATAAATTGAATACCAAAACTGGCACAAAGTTGGCCGAAGAACGCCACCAATATATGGAAGATTTCCTCAAACAGTTTTACAAAGAATGGGACCCACTAGTGTCAAACACAGGGTTCACACCTTAA